The following proteins are encoded in a genomic region of Arachis stenosperma cultivar V10309 chromosome 4, arast.V10309.gnm1.PFL2, whole genome shotgun sequence:
- the LOC130976711 gene encoding coatomer subunit epsilon-1-like, producing MAAPDHLFNLRNNFYLGAYQAAINSSDVSNLSPDDVVERDSLVHRCYIALGQLQFVISEIDQNAPTPLQAVKLLALYFSGASQKESAISSLKEWLADPAIGNNPTLRLIAGTIFLHEQDFNEALKYTNAGGTMELHALNVQIFIKMHRSDYAERQLRMMQQIDEDHTLTQLANAWLDLAVGGSKIQEAHLIFQDLSERYQSTSLLLNGKAVCCMHMGNFDEAETLLVEALNKDARDPETLANLVVCCLHLGKPSSKSFSQLKLSHPDHVLVKRVTTAEESFDRALQSFS from the exons ATGGCGGCACCGGACCACCTCTTCAACCTTCGCAACAACTTCTACCTTGGCGCATACCAAGCCGCCATCAACAGCAGCGACGTCTCAAACCTCTCACCGGACGACGTCGTCGAGAGGGACTCGCTGGTGCATCGCTGCTACATCGCACTCGGCCAGCTCCAGTTCGTCATCTCCGAGATCGACCAGAACGCTCCCACTCCTCTCCAAGCCGTCAAGCTCCTCGCCCTCTACTTTTCCGGCGCCTCACAAAAG GAATCTGCGATCTCGAGCCTCAAGGAGTGGCTGGCGGATCCAGCAATCGGGAACAACCCTACGCTGAGGTTGATCGCAGGGACGATTTTCTTGCACGAGCAGGACTTCAACGAGGCTCTTAAGTACACCAATGCCGGAGGAACAATGGAATT GCATGCATTGAATGTGCAGATCTTTATTAAGATGCATAGGTCTGATTATGCTGAGAGGCAGCTCAGGATGATGCAGCAGATTGATGAGGATCACACCCTCACACAGCTTGCCAATGCATGGCTAGATTTGGCTGTG GGTGGGTCAAAGATCCAGGAGGCACATCTCATCTTCCAGGATTTGTCTGAGAGGTATCAGTCCACCAGTTTGCTCTTGAATGGGAAGGCTGTTTGCTGCATGCACATGGGTAACTTTGACGAAGCTGAAACCCTTTTGGTTGAAGCACTGAACAAG GATGCCAGGGATCCAGAAACTCTAGCTAATCTAGTTGTATGCTGTCTTCACCTTGGCAAGCCATCTTCTAAATCATTCAG TCAGCTGAAACTTTCACACCCGGACCATGTACTGGTTAAACGAGTAACAACAGCCGAAGAAAGCTTTGATAGAGCGCTGCAATCATTTTCTTGA
- the LOC130976022 gene encoding UDP-arabinose 4-epimerase 1-like, whose protein sequence is MLNIGRSRSQPRATRAMSLGGMDYTDPKRKGNYFGKILLAAALTTLCIIMIKRSPSLNSPSPFSIREPGVTHVLVTGGAGYIGSHAALRLLKDNYRVTIVDNLSRGNLGAVRVLQNLFSEPGRLQFIYADLGDPKSVDKIFSENKFDAVMHFAAVAYVGESTMYPLKYYHNITSNTLLVVENMAKYGVKTLIYSSTCATYGEPEKMPITEETEQHPINPYGKAKKMAEDIIIDFSKNSKMAVMILRYFNVIGSDPEGRLGEAPRPELREHGRISGACFDAARSITSGLKVKGTDYKTPDGTCIRDYIDVTDLVDAHVKALQKAEPGKVGIYNVGTGKGRSVKEFVDACKKATGVDIKVDYLPRRPGDYAEVYSDPTKIRVELNWTAQHTDLEKSLQVAWKWQKYHRDGYGIASAI, encoded by the exons ATGCTAAACATTGGTAGGTCCCGAAGTCAGCCAAGGGCAACCCGAGCTATGTCGTTGGGAG gCATGGACTATACGGATCCAAAAAGGAAGGGcaattattttggaaaaattttGCTTGCCGCAGCATTAACAACATTATGCATTATCATGATCAAGAGATCTCCATCGTTGAATTCACCTAGTCCG TTTTCCATTCGTGAACCAGGGGTCACTCACGTTTTGGTGACAGGGGGTGCCGGCTATATCGGTTCACATGCCGCTCTGCGACTCCTGAAAGACAATTACCGTGTCACCATAGTG GATAACCTTTCACGTGGAAATTTGGGTGCTGTGAGGGTTCTTCAAAACTTATTTTCGGAACCTGGAAGGCTTCAATTTATATATGCTGACTTGGGAGATCCAAAATCT GTTGATAAAATATTCTCGGAGAATAAATTCGATGCTGTCATGCACTTTGCTGCTGTCGCATATGTCGGAGAAAGCACAATGTATCCTCTTAA GTATTATCATAATATTACATCAAATACTTTGTTGGTAGTGGAGAATATGGCCAAGTATGGTGTGAAGACATTGATATATTCTAGCACATGTGCCACATATGGGGAACCCGAAAAGATGCCCATTACAGAAGAAACAGAACAG CATCCAATTAATCCATATGGAAAAGCCAAGAAGATGGCAGAAGATATTATCATTGATTTTTCCAAAAATTCGAAGATGGCAGTAATGATTTTGAG ATACTTCAATGTGATTGGATCTGATCCCGAGGGCAGATTAGGTGAGGCTCCAAGACCTGAACTACGCGAGCATGGTCGTATTTCAGGTGCCTGCTTTGATGCAGCTCGTAGTATTACATCTGGCTTAAAG GTTAAAGGAACAGATTATAAAACACCAGATGGAACATGCATTCGGGATTATATTGACGTAACTGACTTGGTTGATGCTCATGTAAAAGCTCTTCAAAAGGCAGAACCTGGTAAAGTTGGGATCTACAATGTTGGCACCGGAAAGGGTAG ATCAGTCAAGGAGTTTGTGGATGCTTGCAAGAAGGCTACCGGGGTGGACATTAAGGTAGACTATCTTCCGCGTCGGCCGGGTGACTATGCCGAGGTGTATAGCGATCCAACAAAGATCAGAGTCGAACTGAATTGGACTGCACAACACACTGACCTCGAGAAGAGTTTGCAGGTTGCATGGAAGTGGCAGAAATACCACCGTGACGGTTACGGGATCGCCTCTGCAATCTGA